In Acidimicrobiales bacterium, a single genomic region encodes these proteins:
- a CDS encoding NAD(P)H-dependent oxidoreductase encodes MTDDETLQLLVVLHSASGGTQMLVDAAVAGARDPAIAATAGMHVDVVVRGAFEADVDDVLGADGYLLATPENFGYMSGALKDFFDRTYYPCLEHTRARPYGLLVKAGGGGSAAVEAVVPLATGLDWRAVIPPLVVTGDVTDADLEAATELGATLAGGMSTGLW; translated from the coding sequence GTGACAGACGACGAGACGCTCCAACTGCTGGTGGTCCTGCATTCTGCTTCTGGCGGGACCCAAATGCTGGTGGACGCTGCAGTTGCCGGTGCTCGGGACCCGGCAATAGCTGCAACCGCCGGCATGCATGTCGACGTGGTCGTCCGCGGAGCGTTCGAAGCCGACGTCGACGACGTCCTGGGCGCTGACGGCTACCTCCTAGCCACCCCGGAGAACTTCGGGTACATGTCCGGAGCCTTGAAAGACTTCTTCGATCGGACCTACTACCCGTGCCTGGAACACACAAGAGCCCGGCCCTACGGACTCCTCGTCAAGGCTGGGGGAGGTGGATCTGCAGCGGTTGAGGCCGTGGTCCCGCTGGCCACTGGTCTGGACTGGCGGGCAGTCATACCGCCGTTAGTGGTGACGGGGGACGTCACCGATGCCGACCTAGAAGCAGCCACTGAGCTGGGAGCAACGTTGGCCGGAGGCATGAGCACCGGCCTCTGGTAA
- a CDS encoding polysaccharide deacetylase family protein produces MKQVHVGGRLGAAVLILMAFGLMAALTTGPARAAPTGLVDVGEVEDTGAEIGGADGHPTSRDPGVVYLTFDDGPDQLFTPILLDLLDRHGARATFFLLGRNLAARWGSDEVQDLLNRGHAVGNHSTHHRKLTEQDPWSVAADLEEASLLLADRTGFRPSCWRAPYGDLNEMVHSVAGSLDMTHVGWTADPQEWLNPWVPVVVDYLTRKRRDGAVVLLHDRKWLSLHIVDDLLPVFHDDGWRFDALPTCRAPGEREARMATRGSDATPVGRVDRVATVGAVLEVTGWAYDADAPRGGLDIRVSVGDPDQEAPTTTASRTGSDHDFIVHLDEVPDALICVWAVDAGRRQDASLGCHRPEIAPEG; encoded by the coding sequence GTGAAACAAGTTCACGTTGGCGGCCGGCTGGGTGCCGCCGTGCTGATCCTGATGGCCTTCGGCCTGATGGCTGCCCTGACCACTGGACCGGCGCGAGCGGCCCCGACTGGTCTGGTGGATGTCGGTGAAGTGGAGGACACCGGGGCCGAGATCGGTGGGGCCGACGGCCACCCGACCAGCCGAGACCCCGGGGTCGTCTACCTGACTTTCGACGACGGTCCCGACCAACTCTTCACCCCGATCCTGCTGGACCTGCTGGATCGGCACGGCGCCCGCGCCACCTTCTTCCTCCTGGGACGGAACCTGGCAGCCCGGTGGGGGAGTGACGAGGTTCAGGACCTGTTGAACCGGGGGCATGCGGTCGGCAATCACTCCACTCACCACCGGAAGTTGACCGAACAGGATCCATGGAGCGTGGCCGCTGATCTCGAGGAAGCGTCGCTTCTACTGGCCGACCGGACTGGATTCCGACCCTCGTGCTGGCGTGCGCCCTACGGCGACCTTAACGAGATGGTCCACTCGGTGGCCGGTTCGCTGGACATGACCCATGTCGGCTGGACTGCCGATCCACAGGAGTGGCTCAACCCCTGGGTACCAGTAGTTGTTGACTACTTGACCCGAAAGCGGCGCGACGGTGCGGTGGTGTTGCTTCACGACCGGAAGTGGCTGTCGCTCCACATCGTGGACGACCTGCTACCGGTATTCCACGACGACGGATGGAGGTTCGATGCCTTGCCGACTTGTCGTGCCCCGGGGGAACGTGAAGCCCGGATGGCGACCCGGGGGAGCGATGCCACGCCGGTTGGCCGGGTGGATCGGGTAGCGACCGTCGGTGCTGTCCTGGAGGTCACGGGTTGGGCTTACGACGCCGACGCCCCGAGGGGCGGTCTGGACATCCGCGTGAGTGTGGGCGACCCCGACCAGGAGGCACCGACCACGACGGCGTCCCGGACAGGATCAGACCACGACTTCATCGTTCACCTGGACGAGGTTCCCGACGCCCTAATTTGCGTGTGGGCGGTTGACGCCGGACGACGACAGGACGCTTCCCTTGGTTGTCATCGCCCCGAGATCGCCCCCGAGGGGTGA
- a CDS encoding aromatic ring-hydroxylating dioxygenase subunit alpha, whose product MTTSTEQLYFVPESRWTTEEAWVGTRRPVHEAHALPADCYVDESFFADEQECVFATSWVCVGLHDELDSPGSAIVRTVAGRSVILTRNADGRLRGFMNSCSHRGTQLLEDDCTLGSMIRCPYHRWGYDRDGALMATPKFADAGVDGFDPSDYGLHPVRVDTWQCLLVVCLSEETPPVHEWFGDLGDRLYGYRLADWRSHLTQCMEIESNWKLISENFQEYYHLRWVHPELAKVSRVEDHYRYQGAGMYCGQTTTPLSNDERGDWATMPPAEGLDQSHMASGRFIALFPNVLLSILPNHVFVMRLEPIAPGMTREVCTWLLPPSNPHVADEDFATTRDFWLDVNGEDIDIVQRGQKGLTAGGYTPGRLSPRFEEPLHRFHNMLADRFTGSTRIPAGDESDDQPLYGTGVNPLPWRRVEL is encoded by the coding sequence ATGACCACTTCCACCGAACAGTTGTATTTCGTCCCGGAGTCCCGATGGACCACCGAGGAGGCATGGGTCGGGACTCGGCGTCCCGTCCACGAGGCCCACGCGCTCCCGGCCGACTGTTACGTCGACGAGTCCTTCTTCGCCGACGAACAAGAGTGCGTCTTCGCCACCTCGTGGGTCTGTGTCGGCCTCCACGACGAGCTTGATTCCCCTGGTAGCGCCATTGTGAGAACGGTCGCCGGCCGCTCGGTGATCCTCACCCGTAACGCCGACGGTCGTCTTCGAGGCTTCATGAATTCGTGCAGCCATCGCGGTACCCAGTTGCTCGAGGACGACTGCACGTTAGGCAGCATGATCCGATGCCCATATCACCGCTGGGGCTACGACCGTGACGGTGCCCTCATGGCCACTCCGAAGTTCGCCGATGCTGGCGTGGACGGGTTCGATCCTTCTGACTACGGGCTTCACCCGGTGCGGGTCGATACCTGGCAGTGCCTTCTAGTGGTCTGCCTGTCCGAAGAAACCCCGCCGGTACACGAATGGTTCGGCGACCTCGGCGACCGGCTGTATGGCTACCGGCTGGCCGATTGGCGGAGTCACTTGACCCAGTGCATGGAGATCGAATCCAACTGGAAGCTCATCAGCGAGAACTTCCAGGAGTACTACCACCTTCGCTGGGTTCATCCGGAACTGGCGAAGGTCTCCAGGGTCGAAGACCACTACCGCTACCAGGGCGCCGGCATGTACTGCGGTCAGACCACCACCCCGCTGTCCAACGACGAGCGGGGCGACTGGGCGACCATGCCCCCCGCCGAGGGGCTCGACCAATCCCATATGGCCAGTGGACGGTTCATCGCGCTGTTCCCGAACGTGCTCCTTAGCATCCTTCCCAACCACGTCTTCGTGATGCGCCTTGAACCGATCGCACCCGGCATGACCCGTGAGGTCTGTACCTGGTTGCTACCGCCGTCCAATCCCCACGTTGCAGACGAGGACTTCGCCACCACCCGGGATTTCTGGCTGGACGTCAACGGTGAGGACATCGACATCGTTCAGCGTGGACAAAAGGGCCTCACCGCCGGCGGGTACACGCCGGGCCGCCTTTCCCCGCGTTTCGAGGAGCCACTCCACCGGTTTCACAACATGCTCGCTGACCGGTTCACCGGATCCACTCGGATTCCAGCCGGCGACGAATCCGACGATCAACCGCTCTACGGAACCGGGGTCAACCCACTTCCGTGGCGCAGGGTCGAACTCTAG
- a CDS encoding 2Fe-2S iron-sulfur cluster-binding protein, with amino-acid sequence MTNRLPVQPGEVIDRSTSLSFTWNGKQMTGFEGDTIASAIAANGVDVFGRSMKYHRRRGIMTADHWDPNLFLQVGDEPNVRAGSRKLQAGMEVSTQNVWPSLKFDLAAANQLVGRFLSSGFYYKTFMRPQFLWPLYQKILRKFAPGGEIHWRTSTHGAYDKRYVHPDVLVAGGGPAGMGAALAAADAGASVLLVEHYTELGGHLRWGDDAQRSAAADLAAACEAHANIEVLVDSTVTGRYDHNWIAVNQRNHPIAPERLLKARAGVMVVAAGLIERPYVFAGNDTPGVLLAGAVRRLINLFGVKPGNRAVVLTANEEGDAAVADLERAGVEIVAVLDARKGETIVSVEGKGRVSKVEVSDGRSLSADTVVTATGWTAPTSLLNMGGDRPVYDATAARYFSSGVLPNNILATGGIAGDGSTVELETHGRATGELAANRSLRRRHDRISQTARAGNPTWPKPEEMADSRTPLGRNPHPECYKSSTHGMVDFSEDVSSKDLVQASKEGFDSIELMKRYTTVTMGPSQGKLETVNAASVLAEANGVDMADIGTTVWRPPYSPISLGALAGRILEPIRRSALQDWHEAHGSTPLLAGQWVRPDQYGDAMAEAANVRANVGLIDVTPLGKLDLRGADVPKLLELVYVNKWQKLDVGRVRYGAMVAEDGVVSDDGVTGRLGEDHWLMTTTSSGAGAVWEMLEDWLQTAHPEWDVHVTAVTGGLTSINVAGPNSRTLLERLTKGVDLSADAFPYFSVRQGTVADVSDCIIWRIGFTGELSYEVHVPSGHALHVWETLLETGADLGCAPFGVEAQRILRLEKGHYIVGQDTDGLSKAPTAGLGGLVKLDKPDTLGLPELKHAYERDDLPILVGIQTVDGSIVPEEAAQIVDGNENTILGRITSSRMSPTLGRSICLGQVDPSMSATGTEITVLLADGRRIKALVQEHHAHFDHEGARQRV; translated from the coding sequence ATGACGAACCGACTTCCCGTACAGCCCGGAGAGGTGATCGACCGGTCCACCAGTCTTTCCTTCACCTGGAACGGCAAACAGATGACCGGCTTTGAGGGCGACACCATTGCCTCGGCAATCGCCGCCAACGGCGTCGACGTGTTCGGTCGCTCCATGAAGTACCACCGCAGGCGCGGCATCATGACGGCCGACCACTGGGACCCGAACCTGTTCCTACAAGTTGGTGACGAGCCCAACGTTCGGGCTGGCAGCCGCAAGTTGCAGGCCGGGATGGAGGTCTCGACCCAAAACGTGTGGCCAAGCCTCAAATTTGACCTCGCGGCGGCTAACCAGTTGGTGGGGCGCTTCCTGTCATCGGGCTTTTACTACAAGACCTTCATGCGTCCACAGTTCCTGTGGCCGCTTTACCAAAAGATCCTGCGGAAGTTCGCCCCAGGCGGCGAGATCCACTGGAGGACCAGCACACACGGTGCCTACGACAAACGGTATGTCCACCCAGACGTTCTGGTTGCCGGCGGCGGACCCGCCGGCATGGGCGCGGCGTTGGCTGCGGCCGATGCTGGTGCCTCGGTGCTCCTCGTCGAGCACTACACCGAACTAGGTGGCCACCTCCGCTGGGGGGACGACGCCCAGCGGTCTGCGGCCGCTGACCTCGCTGCCGCTTGTGAGGCGCATGCGAACATCGAGGTGCTAGTCGACTCGACGGTCACCGGGCGATACGACCACAACTGGATCGCCGTAAATCAGCGGAACCACCCCATTGCCCCCGAACGCCTTCTCAAGGCACGCGCTGGCGTGATGGTGGTGGCTGCCGGCCTAATCGAGCGTCCCTACGTTTTCGCCGGCAATGACACCCCCGGTGTCCTGCTGGCGGGTGCCGTACGACGCCTCATCAACCTGTTTGGCGTGAAGCCGGGCAATCGGGCCGTCGTCTTGACCGCGAACGAGGAGGGCGACGCTGCCGTTGCAGACCTGGAGCGTGCTGGCGTTGAGATCGTTGCCGTACTGGATGCTCGCAAGGGCGAGACCATCGTGTCCGTCGAGGGCAAGGGGCGTGTTTCGAAGGTGGAGGTGAGTGACGGTCGGTCGTTGAGTGCCGACACTGTCGTCACGGCTACCGGCTGGACCGCACCGACGTCGTTGCTCAACATGGGCGGTGATCGCCCGGTGTATGACGCCACCGCCGCTCGGTACTTCTCGTCTGGCGTCCTACCCAACAACATTCTGGCTACAGGGGGCATCGCCGGCGACGGGTCGACCGTCGAGCTAGAGACGCACGGTCGGGCCACCGGCGAGCTGGCGGCCAACCGGTCGCTGCGTCGCCGGCACGACCGGATCAGCCAGACGGCACGTGCCGGTAATCCCACATGGCCTAAACCAGAAGAGATGGCCGACAGCCGCACACCTCTTGGTCGCAACCCACATCCGGAGTGCTACAAGAGCAGTACCCACGGCATGGTCGACTTCTCTGAGGATGTTTCATCCAAGGACCTCGTCCAGGCCTCCAAAGAAGGTTTCGACTCCATCGAGCTCATGAAGCGGTACACCACCGTGACCATGGGTCCGTCCCAGGGCAAGCTCGAGACGGTTAACGCCGCTTCCGTGCTGGCTGAGGCAAACGGTGTCGACATGGCCGACATCGGGACCACCGTGTGGCGCCCGCCGTACTCGCCGATCTCGTTGGGCGCCCTCGCCGGGCGGATCCTCGAGCCGATACGTCGCTCGGCCCTGCAGGACTGGCACGAGGCCCACGGGTCGACGCCGCTCCTTGCTGGACAGTGGGTTCGTCCCGACCAGTACGGCGATGCGATGGCCGAAGCCGCCAATGTGCGTGCCAACGTCGGTCTCATCGACGTAACCCCATTGGGCAAGCTCGACCTCCGTGGCGCCGACGTACCCAAGCTCCTTGAGCTGGTGTACGTCAACAAATGGCAGAAGCTCGACGTTGGTCGGGTGCGCTACGGCGCCATGGTGGCCGAGGACGGCGTCGTCTCCGACGACGGAGTGACCGGTCGCCTTGGCGAGGACCATTGGCTCATGACGACGACGTCGTCGGGGGCCGGAGCGGTATGGGAGATGCTTGAGGACTGGCTGCAGACCGCCCATCCGGAGTGGGACGTGCACGTCACCGCCGTCACCGGCGGATTGACCAGCATCAACGTGGCAGGCCCGAACAGCAGGACACTGCTTGAACGCCTGACCAAGGGGGTCGACCTGAGCGCCGATGCATTTCCGTACTTCAGTGTGCGGCAGGGCACGGTGGCCGACGTGTCGGACTGCATCATCTGGCGGATTGGCTTCACCGGGGAACTGTCATATGAGGTTCACGTGCCCTCAGGGCACGCCCTCCACGTATGGGAGACCCTGCTGGAGACCGGAGCCGACTTGGGTTGCGCCCCATTCGGCGTCGAGGCCCAACGGATTCTTCGCCTGGAGAAAGGCCACTACATCGTGGGCCAGGACACCGACGGGCTATCCAAGGCCCCGACGGCAGGCCTCGGTGGTCTGGTGAAGCTCGACAAGCCCGACACGCTGGGGTTGCCCGAGTTGAAGCACGCTTACGAGCGAGATGACCTCCCAATCCTGGTGGGCATCCAGACTGTGGACGGCTCGATCGTTCCAGAGGAGGCTGCCCAGATCGTGGACGGCAACGAGAACACGATCCTTGGTCGGATCACCTCGAGCCGGATGTCGCCGACGCTGGGTCGATCGATCTGCCTCGGGCAGGTCGATCCGTCGATGTCGGCCACCGGAACCGAGATCACGGTGCTGCTGGCCGACGGTCGGCGCATCAAAGCGTTGGTGCAGGAGCACCACGCCCACTTCGATCACGAAGGAGCACGCCAGCGTGTCTGA
- a CDS encoding TauD/TfdA family dioxygenase: MSSTPVPAVEVEVLATYDSSADLEGKRRWTPDKRMQLGPVGHIADERELLLGRSWEHFDAHLVAPTVGAVLHGVDLSGDLPIEVIDDVQIALDTYKVVFFREQHLTKDQHLRLARRFGELEVHPFLPSDDFQPELVRFDKGPDVGGYENNWHHDVTWRERPSKSTILRCVEAPPIGGDTLFADMCAAHDGLPGDLRAEIDGLSAVHSFERSFGSQVPDERKDEFRALYPEVEHPVVCTHDRTGRQFLYVNRVFVDRFVGRSHGESIDLLDRLCRQTDYPEYQCRFRWEPGSIAFWDNRSVQHYASSDYWPAVRVMERASIRGERPVA; encoded by the coding sequence ATGTCGTCTACACCCGTGCCCGCCGTCGAGGTTGAGGTACTGGCCACCTACGACTCCTCGGCAGACCTCGAGGGGAAGCGGAGGTGGACGCCGGACAAGCGAATGCAACTCGGTCCCGTGGGTCACATCGCTGACGAGCGTGAGCTCCTGCTGGGCCGTTCCTGGGAACACTTCGACGCCCACCTTGTGGCTCCGACGGTTGGAGCGGTGCTGCACGGCGTCGACCTGTCTGGCGACCTGCCAATCGAGGTCATCGACGATGTCCAGATCGCGCTGGACACCTACAAGGTCGTCTTCTTCCGTGAACAGCACTTGACCAAGGACCAGCACTTGAGACTCGCTCGGCGGTTCGGCGAGTTGGAGGTCCACCCGTTCCTTCCATCCGACGACTTTCAGCCGGAGCTGGTCCGTTTCGACAAAGGCCCAGACGTCGGCGGCTATGAGAACAACTGGCACCATGACGTGACCTGGAGAGAAAGGCCCTCGAAGTCGACCATCCTGCGGTGCGTCGAGGCGCCACCGATCGGTGGAGACACCTTGTTCGCTGACATGTGTGCCGCACACGACGGGCTTCCCGGCGACCTGCGAGCCGAGATCGACGGTCTCTCGGCGGTCCATTCTTTCGAGCGGTCGTTCGGCTCGCAGGTGCCCGATGAACGCAAGGACGAGTTTCGAGCCCTTTACCCAGAAGTCGAACACCCTGTGGTCTGCACTCATGATCGAACCGGCCGTCAGTTTCTCTATGTGAACAGAGTCTTCGTAGATCGATTCGTTGGCCGCAGCCATGGGGAAAGTATTGACCTATTGGACCGCCTCTGTCGACAGACGGATTACCCCGAATACCAGTGCCGTTTTCGCTGGGAACCAGGGTCTATCGCCTTCTGGGACAACCGGTCCGTCCAGCATTACGCGAGCAGCGACTACTGGCCCGCCGTGCGAGTCATGGAACGTGCCAGCATCAGGGGAGAACGCCCCGTCGCCTAA
- the upp gene encoding uracil phosphoribosyltransferase, which produces MNEPAISGLHVIDHPLVAHKLTQMRRVETPSGQFRSLLTEISLLLAYEVTRDLELRNVRITTPMTETDQPELVEDPVVVSILRAGNGLLDGVLQVIPSARVGHVGLYRDHDTLEAVEYYCKFPPLKGRTIIVVDPMLATGNSAAAALDRIKLDGPASIRFLCLLAAPEGIEALQVAHPDVAIWTASVDECLNEVGYIVPGLGDAGDRIFGTT; this is translated from the coding sequence ATGAATGAACCCGCCATCTCCGGCCTGCATGTCATCGACCATCCGCTGGTGGCCCACAAGCTCACCCAGATGCGACGGGTCGAGACGCCCAGTGGGCAGTTCCGATCCCTGCTGACCGAGATCAGTCTCCTCTTGGCTTACGAGGTGACACGTGACCTCGAGCTACGAAACGTCCGGATCACCACGCCGATGACCGAAACCGATCAGCCGGAACTGGTCGAGGATCCGGTGGTGGTGTCGATCCTCCGGGCCGGCAACGGGCTACTCGACGGCGTGCTCCAGGTGATCCCTTCGGCCCGGGTAGGCCATGTCGGCCTCTATAGGGACCACGACACCCTCGAAGCTGTCGAGTACTACTGCAAGTTCCCTCCGCTGAAAGGCCGAACGATCATCGTGGTGGACCCCATGTTGGCTACCGGCAACTCAGCCGCCGCGGCCCTCGACCGAATAAAGCTCGACGGGCCGGCGTCGATTCGGTTTCTGTGCCTCCTGGCAGCCCCGGAGGGCATCGAGGCTCTTCAGGTCGCCCATCCCGACGTGGCCATCTGGACGGCATCGGTCGACGAATGTCTAAACGAGGTTGGCTACATCGTTCCCGGGCTTGGAGACGCCGGTGACCGGATCTTCGGGACGACTTGA
- a CDS encoding lysophospholipid acyltransferase family protein: MTRQFPNGPPVDEATALLSVQHRVARAMSLVTRLEIGPPPDVTPGPVIHAANHRSLADLLLAANTFSRWGWPIRPLVAGSYFKRAGIGWLLKRLRCIPVDGTEALELATDALHQGWSVAIMPEGRIVPEAEWAPTGVGRARSGIGRLAMDTGLPVVAIGASGTERFWPRGASMPRIRPGHRFPLAVSSEVVGVIADEAARDATDRIMEAIARQVVESDRKTGRVA, encoded by the coding sequence GTGACACGGCAGTTTCCCAACGGGCCACCCGTAGACGAGGCAACGGCCCTCCTGTCCGTTCAGCACCGGGTGGCCCGCGCCATGAGCTTGGTGACCCGGCTCGAGATCGGGCCCCCACCCGATGTCACGCCCGGTCCGGTCATCCACGCAGCCAACCACCGGAGTCTGGCTGACCTCCTCCTGGCGGCCAATACATTCAGCCGTTGGGGATGGCCCATCCGCCCCCTGGTGGCCGGCTCGTACTTCAAGCGGGCGGGCATCGGTTGGCTGCTCAAGCGTCTACGTTGCATTCCAGTCGATGGCACGGAAGCGCTGGAGCTGGCCACCGATGCGCTGCACCAGGGATGGTCGGTGGCGATTATGCCGGAGGGTCGGATCGTGCCCGAAGCGGAATGGGCCCCGACCGGGGTGGGGCGTGCCCGTTCGGGGATTGGACGTCTGGCCATGGACACCGGCCTCCCGGTGGTGGCTATCGGCGCCAGCGGTACTGAACGCTTCTGGCCCCGCGGGGCGTCCATGCCTCGGATTAGGCCGGGTCACCGATTTCCTCTAGCCGTGAGCTCCGAGGTGGTGGGTGTCATTGCCGACGAGGCGGCCCGGGATGCAACCGACCGGATCATGGAGGCCATCGCCCGTCAGGTTGTCGAGTCGGATCGCAAGACCGGTCGAGTTGCCTGA
- a CDS encoding FAD-dependent oxidoreductase, with product MGKQSPKYSASSLIKHGLTGGDWPRMWRRPEMRSSYDVVIVGGGLHGLATAYYLAENHGITNVAVVDKGYIGGGGSGRNTAIVRSNYLTPEGVAFYDRSLTLYNTMATDLNLNVMFSRRGHLTLAHTDSALRTMHWRAEVNKLQGIDSSVIDPQEVKKQAPSLDISSDTRYPILGALHHPPGGIVRHDAVVWGYARGADVHDVHILQETEVLDIMVEGGSGPGGKGAGGKVTGVKTSRGDISAPVVVNCTAGWATLISNMAGVPLPITTHPLQAAVTEPCKVFLPTVVVSGSLHVYVSQTDRGELVFGASVDPVGTYRVNGTLEFTEELAGHVLELMPGISKMRLLRQWSGLCDMTPDYSPVMGNTPVEGYLVDVGWGTYGFKAGPVAGETLAETIATGRNADLIAAFGIERFTEGDLVGEKGAAAVGH from the coding sequence ATGGGGAAACAATCCCCGAAGTACTCGGCGAGCTCGCTGATCAAGCACGGTCTGACCGGGGGCGATTGGCCGAGAATGTGGCGACGCCCAGAGATGCGATCGTCATACGACGTGGTCATCGTCGGTGGCGGCCTGCACGGCTTGGCCACCGCCTATTACCTGGCCGAGAACCACGGCATCACCAACGTCGCCGTGGTCGACAAGGGTTACATCGGTGGCGGTGGCTCAGGTCGCAATACGGCCATCGTGCGCTCCAACTACCTCACGCCGGAGGGCGTGGCCTTTTATGACCGGTCGCTCACTCTGTACAACACGATGGCTACCGACCTGAACTTGAACGTCATGTTCTCCAGACGGGGCCATCTGACACTGGCCCACACCGACTCTGCGCTTCGGACCATGCACTGGCGGGCTGAGGTCAACAAGCTCCAAGGCATCGACTCCAGCGTCATCGACCCCCAGGAGGTCAAGAAGCAGGCGCCCAGTCTCGACATCTCGTCGGACACCCGGTACCCGATCCTGGGTGCACTTCACCACCCCCCGGGCGGCATCGTCCGGCACGACGCGGTTGTCTGGGGCTACGCCCGCGGTGCTGATGTACACGACGTCCATATCCTCCAGGAGACCGAGGTCCTCGACATCATGGTCGAGGGCGGTTCAGGCCCCGGGGGGAAGGGTGCGGGCGGCAAGGTCACTGGCGTCAAGACCAGCCGTGGCGATATCAGTGCCCCAGTTGTCGTGAACTGCACGGCCGGTTGGGCGACGTTGATTTCCAACATGGCCGGGGTGCCACTACCCATTACCACCCACCCCTTGCAGGCGGCGGTCACCGAGCCGTGCAAGGTGTTCCTGCCAACCGTGGTGGTGTCGGGTTCACTGCACGTCTACGTCAGTCAGACCGACCGCGGCGAGCTCGTGTTCGGCGCTTCAGTCGACCCGGTGGGCACCTACCGGGTCAATGGCACCCTCGAGTTCACCGAGGAACTGGCCGGCCACGTACTGGAGCTCATGCCGGGCATCTCCAAGATGCGCCTGCTGCGCCAGTGGTCTGGGTTGTGTGACATGACTCCGGACTACTCGCCTGTGATGGGCAACACACCCGTCGAGGGCTACCTGGTCGACGTCGGCTGGGGTACCTACGGATTCAAGGCCGGCCCGGTGGCTGGCGAAACCCTGGCTGAGACGATCGCCACCGGTCGCAATGCGGACCTGATCGCAGCCTTCGGCATCGAACGCTTCACCGAGGGTGACCTTGTTGGCGAAAAGGGTGCTGCGGCGGTGGGTCACTAA
- a CDS encoding LysR substrate-binding domain-containing protein, with the protein MNQITTHQSGASGPTSRTGDLPSIQGLNTFAIVARHESFSSAADELEIGQSAISHAIRQLERWFGCALFDRDHRGIRLTAEGRILADGVGAGLARVHQAVRDVQYLHDHLTEVVTISVSTATASNWLIPRLTRFKADHPEIDVRCVTTDSDRNFDTGSVDLFIPVGRARWPGCQRWALTDETVYPVCSPEYAASVGPMPWTSDQLMGADLLALQERHRSRMRWSEWLAAAGSGVLGGAGQGITNDYSVLLHAAMEGQGVALGWHHLVSDLVAQGRLVRPMAEAVTTDEPLWLNAPPGRSLDSATELLRDWLLDHA; encoded by the coding sequence ATGAATCAGATCACTACCCACCAGTCCGGCGCAAGCGGCCCGACATCAAGGACCGGAGACCTCCCGTCGATCCAAGGACTGAACACGTTCGCCATAGTGGCACGACATGAAAGTTTCTCTAGCGCGGCAGACGAACTAGAGATCGGCCAGTCGGCGATCAGCCACGCCATCCGCCAGTTGGAACGATGGTTCGGTTGCGCCCTGTTCGATCGAGACCACCGGGGGATACGCCTCACCGCAGAGGGTCGGATCCTGGCTGACGGCGTGGGTGCCGGTCTGGCCCGTGTCCACCAAGCGGTCCGAGACGTCCAATACCTCCACGACCACCTCACCGAGGTGGTGACCATCTCGGTATCCACGGCCACGGCCAGCAACTGGCTGATTCCCCGTCTGACCCGATTCAAGGCCGATCACCCGGAGATCGACGTGCGATGTGTCACCACGGATTCGGATCGCAATTTTGACACCGGATCGGTCGACCTGTTCATCCCAGTTGGTCGGGCCCGTTGGCCGGGCTGCCAACGATGGGCCCTGACCGACGAGACCGTCTATCCGGTCTGCAGCCCGGAGTACGCCGCATCCGTCGGGCCGATGCCGTGGACATCCGATCAGTTGATGGGAGCGGACCTTCTGGCGCTTCAGGAACGACACCGATCCCGGATGCGATGGTCCGAGTGGTTAGCCGCCGCCGGCTCCGGTGTGCTGGGCGGGGCAGGTCAAGGCATCACCAATGACTACTCGGTACTGCTCCACGCCGCCATGGAGGGGCAGGGGGTTGCCCTTGGATGGCACCACCTGGTGTCCGACCTGGTAGCGCAGGGGCGCCTCGTGCGACCGATGGCTGAGGCGGTCACCACTGACGAGCCGTTGTGGCTGAACGCACCGCCGGGCCGCTCCCTCGACTCCGCCACTGAACTGCTGCGCGACTGGCTGCTCGACCACGCTTGA